Below is a window of Arcobacter sp. LA11 DNA.
AACTCACACTGGATTGGAATAAGTACAGAGTTTGAAGCACTTAATGTATTTATTGTAATAGGCCCTAAGGCTGGAGGTGAATCAATAATAATATAATCATAATCTTTTTTAACAGGATCAATTTTTCTTTTTAAAACTAATTCTCTTTCTTTTGTATTTTTATAAAATTCTTTTTCTATACCAACTAATCCAATATTTGATGGGGCTACTTTTAAATTTTCAATTTCAGAATCTAAGATAATTTCATTTAATTCTTTTGTTCCTAACATCACATGGTAAATATTATATTCATAAGTATCTCTTTGAAAACCTAATGATGTAGTTGCATTTGCCTGAGGATCAGCATCAATTAATAATACTCTTTTCCCTTCTAGTGCTAAAGCGGCACTTAAATTTACAGCTGTTGTAGTTTTTCCTACTCCACCTTTTTGATTTGCTATTGCAATTACTTCTGTCATCTTAAACTAAAAACCTTTGTATTATCAATTTCTATAGAGCCATCATCATTTAATAGTGCATTTTCTAATGAAACTTTTTTATTATCTAAAGTAGCTTTGAATTTTTTACTTCTATTGAATTCTATCTTAAACTGACTAAAAATTTCCTTCCAAGAAGACTCTTTTTTTAAAGTTTCAAAATATAGTTCTAAAATTGATTTCGAATCAATTTTTATATCTAATTTACCAAAGTCTT
It encodes the following:
- a CDS encoding ParA family protein — translated: MTEVIAIANQKGGVGKTTTAVNLSAALALEGKRVLLIDADPQANATTSLGFQRDTYEYNIYHVMLGTKELNEIILDSEIENLKVAPSNIGLVGIEKEFYKNTKERELVLKRKIDPVKKDYDYIIIDSPPALGPITINTLSASNSVLIPIQCEFFALEGLAQLLNTIKLVKQTINRQLQIRGFLPTMYSSQNNLSKQVFADLAQHFENKLFKVDDSSYVVIPRNIKLAESPSFGKPIMLYDASAIGTKAYTNLARAIAG